Proteins from a single region of Motilibacter peucedani:
- the tpiA gene encoding triose-phosphate isomerase has translation MATTRKPLLAGNWKMTLNHLEAIRLVQDLAFRLEEKDFDRADVVVLPPFTDIRSVQTLVDGDKLGIAYGAQDISAHDSGAYTGEVSGSMLSKLGCTYVVVGHSERRQYHAETDEVVNAKVKAALKHELTPILCIGEGLEVRKADGHVSHCISQLDGALSGLSADEVAKVVIAYEPVWAIGTGEVATPENAQEVCAAVRERLADLASPEVAGAVRVLYGGSVKGSNAGAIMAQPDVDGALVGGASLDAEDFTRIVRFDAAKS, from the coding sequence ATGGCCACCACCCGCAAGCCCCTCCTCGCGGGCAACTGGAAGATGACCCTGAACCACCTCGAGGCGATCCGCCTCGTGCAGGACCTCGCCTTCCGCCTGGAGGAGAAGGACTTCGACCGGGCAGACGTGGTCGTGCTCCCGCCGTTCACCGACATCCGCAGCGTCCAGACGCTGGTCGACGGCGACAAGCTGGGCATCGCCTACGGCGCGCAGGACATCAGCGCGCACGACTCGGGCGCCTACACCGGCGAGGTCTCCGGCTCGATGCTCTCGAAGCTCGGCTGCACCTACGTGGTCGTCGGGCACTCCGAGCGCCGGCAGTACCACGCCGAGACCGACGAGGTCGTCAACGCCAAGGTCAAGGCTGCGCTCAAGCACGAGCTCACCCCGATCCTGTGCATCGGCGAGGGGCTCGAGGTCCGCAAGGCCGACGGGCACGTCAGCCACTGCATCAGCCAGCTCGACGGAGCGCTGTCCGGCCTGTCGGCCGACGAGGTCGCGAAGGTCGTCATCGCCTACGAGCCCGTCTGGGCGATCGGCACCGGCGAGGTCGCCACCCCGGAGAACGCCCAGGAGGTGTGCGCCGCGGTGCGCGAGCGGCTCGCCGACCTGGCTTCGCCCGAGGTCGCCGGCGCTGTGCGCGTCCTCTACGGCGGCTCGGTCAAGGGCAGCAACGCCGGCGCGATCATGGCGCAGCCCGACGTCGACGGTGCGCTCGTGGGCGGTGCGAGCCTCGACGCCGAGGACTTCACCCGGATCGTGCGGTTCGACGCGGCGAAGTCCTAG
- a CDS encoding phosphoglycerate kinase: MKTIDDLGDLRGRRVLVRSDLNVPMEGAPEAPRITDDGRIRASVPTIRELASRGARVVVVAHFGRPKGAPEAKYSLAPVAARLAEVLGAPVVFAGDTVGPEAQAAVTGLGDGDVALLENLRFNPGETSKDDAERGAFADALVALLGEDGAYVGDGFGAVHRKHASVFDVPQRVPAAVGGLVLAEVEVLRRLTVDPARPYAVVLGGSKVSDKLGVIDNLLRLMVRGDRLLIGGGMLFTFLKAQGHEVGKSLLEEDQLETARGYLARAEEAGIEILLPTDVVAATAFAADADPQVVAADAIPADRLGLDIGPASGAAFAAALADARTVFWNGPMGVFEMEPYAGGTRAVAQALADATAAGALTVVGGGDSAAAVRTLGFDEASFGHISTGGGASLEYLEGKTLPGLSALGA, from the coding sequence GTGAAGACGATCGACGACCTGGGCGACCTGCGCGGCCGCCGCGTGCTGGTGCGCTCCGACCTCAACGTGCCCATGGAGGGCGCGCCGGAGGCCCCGCGCATCACCGACGACGGGCGCATCCGCGCCTCCGTGCCGACCATCCGCGAGCTCGCGTCCCGCGGCGCCCGCGTCGTGGTCGTGGCGCACTTCGGCCGCCCCAAGGGCGCGCCCGAGGCGAAGTACTCCCTCGCGCCGGTCGCGGCGCGGCTGGCCGAGGTCCTCGGCGCGCCGGTCGTCTTCGCCGGCGACACCGTCGGGCCCGAGGCGCAGGCCGCGGTCACCGGCCTCGGCGACGGCGACGTCGCGCTGCTCGAGAACCTGCGCTTCAACCCGGGCGAGACGAGCAAGGACGACGCCGAGCGCGGCGCCTTCGCCGACGCGCTCGTCGCGCTGCTCGGCGAGGACGGCGCCTACGTCGGCGACGGCTTCGGCGCCGTCCACCGCAAGCACGCCAGCGTGTTCGACGTCCCCCAGCGCGTGCCGGCCGCCGTCGGCGGCCTGGTGCTCGCCGAGGTCGAGGTGCTGCGCCGGCTCACCGTCGACCCGGCCCGCCCCTACGCGGTGGTGCTCGGCGGCTCGAAGGTGTCCGACAAGCTCGGAGTCATCGACAACCTGCTGCGCCTGATGGTGCGCGGCGACCGCCTGCTCATCGGCGGCGGCATGCTGTTCACCTTCCTCAAGGCCCAGGGCCACGAGGTCGGCAAGAGCCTGCTCGAGGAGGACCAGCTCGAGACCGCGCGGGGCTACCTCGCGCGCGCCGAGGAGGCCGGCATCGAGATCCTGCTGCCCACCGACGTCGTGGCGGCGACCGCGTTCGCGGCCGACGCCGACCCGCAGGTCGTCGCCGCCGACGCGATCCCGGCCGACCGCCTCGGGCTCGACATCGGCCCCGCCTCGGGCGCCGCGTTCGCCGCGGCCCTCGCCGACGCGCGGACGGTCTTCTGGAACGGCCCGATGGGCGTGTTCGAGATGGAGCCCTACGCCGGCGGCACCCGGGCGGTGGCCCAGGCGCTCGCCGACGCCACGGCGGCCGGCGCGCTCACCGTCGTCGGCGGCGGCGACTCAGCCGCAGCCGTACGCACCCTCGGCTTCGACGAGGCCTCGTTCGGACACATCTCGACCGGCGGCGGTGCGAGCCTCGAGTACCTCGAGGGCAAGACGCTGCCCGGTCTCTCGGCACTGGGAGCATGA
- the gap gene encoding type I glyceraldehyde-3-phosphate dehydrogenase: MTVRVGINGFGRIGRNFFRAALASGADIEVVGVNDLTDNKTLAHLLKYDSILGRLGKDVSFDDDYLVVGGAKIRTLADRDPGNLPWADLGADVVIESTGHFTSAAAAGKHLSAGAKKVIISAPAKDEDITVVLGVNEGDYDPAKHNIISNASCTTNCLGPMAKVLLEQFGIVKGLMTTVHAYTNDQVILDFPHKDLRRARAAATNIIPTTTGAAKAISLVLPELKGKLDGYALRVPVPTGSVTDLTVELERETTKDEVNAAMKAAAEGALKGILDYTEDPIVSSDIVTSPASCTFDSQLTIVNGNQAKVVGWYDNEWGYSNRLVDLTSLVGRSL; this comes from the coding sequence GTGACGGTACGCGTTGGCATCAACGGATTCGGGCGCATCGGGCGCAACTTCTTCCGGGCGGCTCTCGCCTCCGGGGCGGACATCGAGGTGGTCGGTGTCAACGACCTCACCGACAACAAGACGCTCGCCCATCTGCTGAAGTACGACAGCATCCTGGGCCGTCTCGGCAAGGACGTCTCCTTCGACGACGACTACCTGGTCGTGGGCGGTGCGAAGATCCGCACGCTCGCCGACCGCGACCCGGGCAACCTGCCCTGGGCCGACCTGGGCGCCGACGTCGTCATCGAGTCGACCGGCCACTTCACCAGCGCCGCGGCCGCGGGCAAGCACCTCAGCGCGGGCGCCAAGAAGGTCATCATCTCCGCGCCGGCCAAGGACGAGGACATCACCGTCGTCCTGGGCGTCAACGAGGGTGACTACGACCCCGCCAAGCACAACATCATCTCGAACGCCTCCTGCACGACCAACTGCCTCGGCCCGATGGCCAAGGTGCTGCTCGAGCAGTTCGGCATCGTCAAGGGCCTGATGACCACGGTGCACGCCTACACCAACGACCAGGTCATCCTCGACTTCCCGCACAAGGACCTGCGCCGCGCGCGGGCCGCCGCGACCAACATCATCCCTACCACCACGGGCGCCGCGAAGGCGATCTCCCTGGTGCTGCCCGAGCTCAAGGGCAAGCTCGACGGCTACGCGCTGCGCGTCCCGGTGCCGACCGGCTCGGTCACCGACCTCACGGTCGAGCTCGAGCGCGAGACCACCAAGGACGAGGTCAACGCCGCGATGAAGGCCGCTGCCGAGGGCGCCCTGAAGGGCATCCTCGACTACACCGAGGACCCCATCGTCTCGAGCGACATCGTGACGAGCCCGGCGTCGTGCACCTTCGACTCCCAGCTCACGATCGTCAACGGCAACCAGGCCAAGGTCGTCGGCTGGTACGACAACGAGTGGGGCTACAGCAACCGGCTCGTCGACCTGACGTCCCTCGTCGGCCGCTCGCTCTGA
- the whiA gene encoding DNA-binding protein WhiA, producing MAMTASVKDELSRLPVVKSCCRKSEVAALLRFAGGLHIVNGKIVVEAELDTAQTARRLRRDLAEVYGSAAELAVVSPGGLRKGNRYLLRVSRDGEALARQTGLLDGRGRPVRGLPAQVVSGGVCDSEAAWRGAFLAHGSLTEPGRSSSLEVTCPGPEAALALVGAARRLGVPNAKARDVRGVDRVVIRDGDMIGALLTRLGAHESLLAWEERRMRREVRATANRLANFDDANLRRSARAAVASGARVARALEILGEETPEHLRTAGQLRLEHKQASLEELGALSDPPMTKDAIAGRIRRLLALADKRAADDGVPGTEASVPPEVASEA from the coding sequence ATGGCGATGACCGCCTCCGTCAAGGACGAGCTGAGCCGGCTGCCGGTCGTCAAGTCCTGCTGCCGCAAGTCGGAGGTCGCCGCCCTGCTCCGCTTCGCGGGCGGCCTGCACATCGTCAACGGCAAGATCGTCGTCGAGGCCGAGCTCGACACCGCCCAGACCGCCCGGCGCCTGCGCCGCGACCTGGCCGAGGTCTACGGGTCGGCCGCCGAGCTCGCCGTCGTCTCGCCCGGGGGGCTGCGCAAGGGCAACCGCTACCTCCTGCGGGTCAGCCGCGACGGCGAGGCGCTCGCCCGCCAGACCGGGCTGCTCGACGGGCGAGGCCGGCCGGTGCGCGGGCTGCCGGCGCAGGTCGTCAGCGGCGGGGTCTGCGACTCCGAGGCCGCCTGGCGGGGGGCCTTCCTCGCCCACGGCTCGCTGACCGAGCCGGGTCGCTCGTCCTCGCTCGAGGTCACCTGCCCCGGGCCCGAGGCCGCGCTGGCCCTGGTGGGCGCCGCGCGCCGGCTCGGCGTCCCCAACGCCAAGGCCCGTGACGTCCGGGGCGTCGACCGCGTCGTCATCCGCGACGGCGACATGATCGGCGCGCTGCTCACCCGCCTCGGCGCCCACGAGAGCCTGCTGGCGTGGGAGGAGCGGCGGATGCGGCGCGAGGTGCGCGCCACCGCCAACCGGCTCGCCAACTTCGACGACGCCAACCTGCGCCGCTCCGCGCGCGCCGCGGTCGCGAGCGGTGCGCGGGTGGCGCGGGCCCTCGAGATCCTGGGCGAGGAGACGCCCGAGCACCTGCGCACCGCGGGCCAGCTGCGCCTCGAGCACAAGCAGGCCTCCCTCGAGGAGCTGGGCGCGCTGTCCGACCCGCCCATGACCAAGGACGCCATCGCCGGGCGCATCCGCCGGCTGCTCGCGCTGGCCGACAAGCGCGCCGCCGACGACGGCGTCCCGGGCACGGAGGCCTCCGTGCCGCCCGAGGTGGCGAGCGAGGCCTGA
- a CDS encoding gluconeogenesis factor YvcK family protein, giving the protein MHRRQAPLGRDERGPRGPAARARHLGHRRPPRPGPRVSAPDGGPKVVALGGGHGLAASLSALRRVTRELTAVVTVADDGGSSGRLRGELGVLPPGDLRQALAALCRDDEWGRTWAEVVQHRFVSSGALHGHALGNLLLVALWERLGGDVVAALDWMGRLLGAEGRVLPMAEVPLDISATVLGADPENPDEVSTVRGQVAAATTQGRVLGVELLPADPPACREAVEAVRAADWIVLGPGSWFTSVLPHLQVPALGQAIAESPARRLLALNLTTQAGETSGFSAEAHVEVLLAHAPGTRWDVVLADPATVTDRSSLEDVVASAGGRLVVAPLASAGRSDAHDPHLLAQAYSAVFSSTSSAQGASPWR; this is encoded by the coding sequence CTGCACCGGAGGCAAGCACCGCTCGGTCGCGATGAGCGAGGCCCTCGCGGCCCAGCTGCGCGCGCGAGGCATCTCGGCCACCGTCGTCCACCGCGACCTGGGCCGCGAGTGAGCGCCCCGGACGGCGGCCCGAAGGTCGTCGCCCTCGGCGGCGGTCACGGGCTGGCGGCGTCGCTGTCGGCGCTGCGCCGGGTGACCCGCGAGCTCACCGCCGTCGTGACGGTCGCCGACGACGGCGGCTCGAGCGGCCGCCTGCGCGGCGAGCTCGGCGTCCTGCCCCCCGGCGACCTGCGCCAGGCGCTGGCCGCGCTGTGCCGCGACGACGAGTGGGGCCGCACCTGGGCCGAGGTCGTGCAGCACCGCTTCGTCAGCTCCGGCGCCCTGCACGGCCACGCGCTGGGCAACCTGCTGCTGGTCGCCCTCTGGGAGCGCCTGGGCGGCGACGTCGTGGCGGCCCTCGACTGGATGGGCCGGCTGCTGGGGGCCGAGGGCCGGGTGCTGCCCATGGCCGAGGTGCCGCTCGACATCTCGGCCACCGTGCTGGGCGCCGACCCGGAGAACCCCGACGAGGTCAGCACCGTGCGGGGCCAGGTCGCCGCCGCGACCACCCAGGGCCGGGTCCTCGGCGTCGAGCTCCTGCCCGCCGACCCGCCTGCCTGCCGCGAGGCCGTCGAGGCCGTGCGCGCCGCCGACTGGATCGTGCTCGGGCCGGGCTCGTGGTTCACCAGCGTGCTCCCGCACCTCCAGGTCCCCGCTCTGGGGCAGGCGATCGCCGAGTCGCCGGCGCGTAGGCTGCTCGCGCTGAACCTCACCACGCAGGCGGGCGAGACCTCGGGCTTCAGCGCCGAAGCCCACGTCGAGGTGCTCCTCGCCCACGCGCCGGGGACGCGGTGGGACGTCGTGCTCGCCGACCCCGCCACCGTGACCGACCGCTCCTCGCTCGAGGACGTCGTCGCCTCGGCGGGGGGCCGGCTGGTCGTGGCCCCCCTCGCGTCGGCCGGGCGCAGCGACGCGCACGACCCGCACCTGCTCGCCCAGGCGTACTCCGCCGTCTTCTCGTCTACCTCGTCCGCGCAAGGAGCCTCCCCATGGCGATGA
- the rapZ gene encoding RNase adapter RapZ: protein MTEAAAGAPGADEAPEQQPAPVEMVLVTGMSGAGRSTAANALEDLGWYVVDNLPPSLLPRLADLGGRTGGDVSRIAAVIDVRSIAFTADLRAAVKALHESGSRTRMLFLDASDEVLVRRFESNRRPHPLQGIGRILDGIAAERRILEEVRLEADLVLDTSVLNVHQLSDAVARDFTGNEDPGLRATVMSFGFKYGLPVDADLVADCRFLPNPHWVPELRARTGRDEAVRDYVFSQPGASEFLEGYLRVLETVAPGYEREGKHYATIAVGCTGGKHRSVAMSEALAAQLRARGISATVVHRDLGRE, encoded by the coding sequence GTGACCGAGGCCGCAGCAGGAGCACCGGGCGCCGACGAGGCGCCCGAGCAGCAGCCGGCACCCGTCGAGATGGTGCTGGTCACCGGGATGTCGGGCGCGGGCCGCAGCACGGCCGCGAACGCGCTGGAGGACCTCGGCTGGTACGTCGTCGACAACCTCCCGCCCTCGCTGCTGCCCCGGCTCGCCGACCTCGGGGGCCGTACGGGTGGCGACGTGTCGCGCATCGCCGCCGTCATCGACGTGCGCAGCATCGCGTTCACCGCCGACCTGCGCGCCGCGGTCAAGGCGCTGCACGAGTCGGGCTCGCGCACCCGCATGCTCTTCCTCGACGCCAGCGACGAGGTGCTGGTGCGCCGGTTCGAGTCCAACCGACGGCCCCACCCCCTGCAGGGGATCGGGCGCATCCTCGACGGCATCGCCGCCGAGCGCCGCATCCTCGAGGAGGTGCGGCTCGAGGCCGACCTGGTGCTCGACACCAGCGTCCTCAACGTCCACCAGCTCTCCGACGCGGTCGCCCGCGACTTCACCGGCAACGAGGACCCGGGCTTGCGGGCCACGGTGATGTCCTTCGGCTTCAAGTACGGCCTGCCGGTCGACGCCGACCTCGTCGCCGACTGCCGCTTCCTGCCCAACCCGCACTGGGTGCCCGAGCTGCGCGCCCGGACCGGGCGCGACGAGGCCGTGCGCGACTACGTCTTCAGCCAGCCCGGGGCCTCCGAGTTCCTCGAGGGCTACCTCCGCGTCCTCGAGACCGTCGCCCCCGGCTACGAGCGCGAGGGCAAGCACTACGCGACCATCGCGGTGGGCTGCACCGGAGGCAAGCACCGCTCGGTCGCGATGAGCGAGGCCCTCGCGGCCCAGCTGCGCGCGCGAGGCATCTCGGCCACCGTCGTCCACCGCGACCTGGGCCGCGAGTGA
- the uvrC gene encoding excinuclease ABC subunit UvrC, protein MADPSTYRPRPGEVPDSPGVYKFRDASGRVIYVGKAKSLRNRLNNYFQDLLQLHPRTASMVTTAASVEWTVVSTEVEALQLEYSWIKEFDPRFNVKYRDDKSYPSLAVTLADEVPRLMVMRGPKRKGVRYFGPYAHAWAIRETLDLLLRVFPARTCSNGVYKRAQQVGRPCLLGYIDKCSAPCVGKVTPEEHREIVEDFCDFMAGSTAKFTRRLERQMQQAAKEMEYERAARLRDDIGALTRAMEKSAVVLPDATDADVIAFAEDELEAAVQVFHVRGGRVRGQRGFVVDKVEEVDTGGLVERFVEQFYLDGGNEVPREVLVPALPDDPALVQEILQVVRGARTALRVPQRGDKKALLDTVARNAGQALALHKTRRASDLTTRGRALQEIQEALELDEAPLRIECYDVSHHQGEEIVASMVVFEDGLARRSEYRRFAIRGVNGHSDDVASMHEVITRRFKRYLDERERTGEAGVDSTAGTGEVAAEGTPAGIDPETGRPRKFAYAPNLVVVDGGPPQVAAAQRALDELGIDDVALCGLAKRLEEVWVPDDAHPVVMPRTSEGLYLLQRVRDEAHRFAITYHRQKKTKTVRASALDDVPGLGDARRKALLREFGSVKRLREASAEEIASLPGFGPRTAEAVVAALHDGAPAAGAMLSASPAGVLVDDAQPAEGDQ, encoded by the coding sequence GTGGCTGACCCGTCGACGTACCGCCCCCGTCCCGGGGAGGTGCCCGACTCGCCGGGCGTCTACAAGTTCCGCGACGCGTCCGGCCGGGTCATCTACGTCGGCAAGGCCAAGAGCCTGCGCAACCGGCTCAACAACTACTTCCAGGACCTGCTGCAGCTGCACCCCCGCACCGCCTCGATGGTCACCACCGCGGCGAGCGTCGAGTGGACCGTCGTGTCGACCGAGGTCGAGGCGCTCCAGCTCGAGTACAGCTGGATCAAGGAGTTCGACCCGCGGTTCAACGTCAAGTACCGCGACGACAAGTCCTACCCCAGCCTGGCCGTGACGCTGGCCGACGAGGTGCCGCGGCTGATGGTGATGCGCGGCCCGAAGCGCAAGGGCGTGCGCTACTTCGGCCCCTACGCCCACGCCTGGGCGATCCGCGAGACGCTCGACCTGCTCCTGCGCGTCTTCCCGGCGCGCACCTGCAGCAACGGGGTCTACAAGCGGGCCCAGCAGGTCGGGCGCCCCTGCCTGCTCGGCTACATCGACAAGTGCTCCGCACCCTGCGTCGGCAAGGTGACGCCCGAGGAGCACCGCGAGATCGTCGAGGACTTCTGCGACTTCATGGCCGGCTCGACGGCGAAGTTCACCCGTCGCCTCGAGCGCCAGATGCAGCAGGCCGCCAAGGAGATGGAGTACGAGCGGGCCGCGCGCCTGCGCGACGACATCGGCGCGCTGACCCGCGCGATGGAGAAGAGCGCGGTCGTCCTGCCCGACGCCACCGACGCCGACGTCATCGCCTTCGCCGAGGACGAGCTCGAGGCAGCGGTGCAGGTCTTCCACGTACGCGGTGGGCGGGTCCGCGGGCAGCGCGGGTTCGTCGTCGACAAGGTGGAGGAGGTCGACACCGGAGGGCTGGTCGAGCGCTTCGTCGAGCAGTTCTACCTCGACGGCGGCAACGAGGTGCCGCGCGAGGTGCTGGTGCCGGCGCTGCCCGACGACCCCGCTCTGGTGCAGGAGATCCTGCAGGTCGTGCGGGGTGCCCGCACCGCGCTGCGCGTCCCGCAGCGCGGCGACAAGAAGGCCCTGCTCGACACCGTCGCGCGCAACGCCGGCCAGGCCCTCGCGCTGCACAAGACCCGCCGGGCCAGCGACCTCACGACCCGAGGCCGGGCGCTGCAGGAGATCCAGGAGGCGCTCGAGCTCGACGAGGCGCCGCTGCGCATCGAGTGCTACGACGTCTCCCACCACCAGGGCGAGGAGATCGTCGCCTCGATGGTCGTCTTCGAGGACGGCCTGGCCCGCCGCTCCGAGTACCGCCGCTTCGCGATCCGCGGCGTCAACGGCCACTCCGACGACGTCGCCTCGATGCACGAGGTGATCACCCGGCGGTTCAAGCGCTACCTCGACGAGCGCGAGCGCACCGGCGAGGCCGGCGTCGACTCGACGGCAGGCACGGGGGAGGTGGCGGCGGAGGGCACGCCCGCCGGCATCGACCCCGAGACCGGCCGCCCGCGCAAGTTCGCCTACGCCCCCAACCTCGTCGTGGTCGACGGCGGCCCGCCGCAGGTCGCCGCGGCCCAGCGCGCCCTCGACGAGCTCGGCATCGACGACGTCGCGCTGTGCGGGCTGGCCAAGCGGCTCGAGGAGGTGTGGGTGCCCGACGACGCGCACCCGGTGGTCATGCCGCGCACCAGCGAGGGCCTCTACCTGCTCCAGCGCGTGCGCGACGAGGCCCACCGCTTCGCGATCACCTACCACCGGCAGAAGAAGACGAAGACCGTGCGCGCCAGCGCCCTCGACGACGTGCCCGGCCTCGGCGACGCCCGGCGCAAGGCGCTGCTGCGCGAGTTCGGCTCGGTCAAGCGGCTGCGCGAGGCCAGCGCCGAGGAGATCGCCAGCCTGCCCGGGTTCGGGCCGCGCACCGCCGAGGCGGTCGTCGCCGCCCTGCACGACGGCGCGCCGGCCGCGGGTGCGATGCTCTCTGCTTCGCCGGCCGGGGTGCTGGTCGACGACGCGCAGCCGGCGGAGGGGGACCAGTGA
- a CDS encoding mannitol dehydrogenase family protein: MVRLSLRTLPLVAPAARPPVDPGEVGVGIVHLGIGAFHRAHQAAFTQDAMAATGDLGWGICGVTQRSTDVLDQLGPQDGLYSVLVRTARGADVQVSAAVRELLFARADPDALTARLADPRVRVVTLTVTEKGYRHDPATRRLRTDDPEVVADLGGRAPRTVVGQLVRGLQARHRADAGPVTLLSCDNLPSNGEVLAGLVREFCAALPAGEGGPLLDWVRDSVAFPSSMVDRIVPATTDDDRRDAARLLGIDDEGVVATEPFRQWVVEDSFAAGRPVWERAGAVLTADVTPYEAMKLRLLNGSHSTLAYLGGLAGHPYVADAVADPGLREVVERLMRDEVTPTLQVPDGFDLAGYQADLVQRFSNPALRHRTAQVAMDGSQKLPQRQVAVARDLLAVGVDPRLACLGIAAWMRYATAGTAEDGSPLVLDDPLADRIAQVTASASTPQAVVDAFLSLGEVFGDDLPHDERFRGLLVDGLSALTSGGVGAAVRAALG, from the coding sequence ATGGTGCGCCTCAGCCTTCGTACGCTGCCGCTCGTCGCGCCCGCCGCGCGACCACCGGTCGACCCCGGCGAGGTCGGCGTCGGCATCGTCCACCTCGGCATCGGCGCCTTCCACCGGGCGCACCAGGCGGCTTTCACGCAGGACGCCATGGCGGCGACCGGCGACCTGGGCTGGGGGATCTGCGGGGTGACCCAGCGCAGCACCGACGTGCTCGACCAGCTCGGGCCGCAGGACGGCCTCTACTCGGTGCTGGTCCGCACCGCCAGAGGTGCCGACGTCCAGGTCAGCGCCGCCGTGCGCGAGCTGCTCTTCGCGCGTGCCGACCCCGACGCGCTCACCGCGCGGCTGGCGGACCCCCGCGTACGCGTCGTCACCCTCACCGTCACGGAGAAGGGCTACCGGCACGACCCGGCCACCCGCCGGCTGCGCACCGACGACCCCGAGGTCGTCGCGGACCTCGGGGGCCGGGCACCGCGTACGGTCGTCGGCCAGCTGGTGCGCGGGCTGCAGGCCCGCCACCGCGCCGACGCCGGGCCGGTCACCCTGCTCTCCTGCGACAACCTGCCGTCGAACGGCGAGGTCCTGGCGGGGCTGGTCCGCGAGTTCTGCGCCGCGCTGCCGGCGGGTGAGGGCGGCCCGCTGCTCGACTGGGTGCGCGACAGCGTCGCCTTCCCCTCCTCGATGGTCGACCGCATCGTGCCGGCGACGACCGACGACGACCGGCGGGACGCGGCACGGCTGCTGGGGATCGACGACGAGGGCGTGGTGGCCACCGAGCCGTTCCGCCAGTGGGTGGTCGAGGACTCCTTCGCCGCCGGCCGGCCGGTGTGGGAGCGGGCCGGAGCCGTGCTCACGGCCGACGTCACGCCCTACGAGGCGATGAAGCTGCGGCTGCTCAACGGCAGCCACTCCACGCTCGCCTACCTCGGCGGCCTGGCGGGCCACCCCTACGTCGCCGACGCCGTCGCCGACCCCGGCCTGCGCGAGGTCGTGGAGCGGCTGATGCGCGACGAGGTGACCCCGACGCTGCAGGTTCCTGACGGGTTCGACCTGGCCGGCTACCAGGCCGACCTCGTGCAGCGCTTCTCGAACCCGGCACTGCGCCACCGCACCGCGCAGGTCGCGATGGACGGCTCGCAGAAGCTGCCCCAGCGCCAGGTTGCCGTGGCCCGCGACCTGCTGGCGGTCGGCGTCGACCCCCGGCTCGCCTGCCTCGGGATCGCCGCATGGATGAGGTACGCGACGGCCGGGACCGCCGAGGACGGCTCGCCGCTGGTGCTCGACGACCCGCTCGCCGACCGGATCGCACAGGTGACGGCGTCCGCGAGCACGCCGCAGGCAGTGGTGGACGCCTTCCTCTCGCTGGGCGAGGTCTTCGGCGACGACCTGCCCCACGACGAGCGCTTCCGCGGCCTGCTCGTCGACGGGCTGAGCGCCCTGACCTCGGGCGGCGTGGGTGCGGCGGTGCGGGCGGCGCTGGGCTGA